One genomic window of Daphnia pulex isolate KAP4 chromosome 10, ASM2113471v1 includes the following:
- the LOC124205048 gene encoding membrane-associated guanylate kinase, WW and PDZ domain-containing protein 1-like isoform X5 — protein sequence MLMNNRPSSVVPGPSSSSSATGNLSHHHQQQQQQHWSCEYRSHTLTHLARLLPDETVLQNVLSEAVSGGSEYGQLIVISADLFRAHWLHIEAENDADPAIQQNNHNTFLAILDVDGRPVSGFTRRDFLAWLIHRLVHHHHHHHNQQQQQTDINSGGVQLTTAPLTGGLTKDLREYLTTRFAKGSVDHELQTTIRDNLYLRTVPVTTRPRRPGETDGLDYTFLSLEQFRLLEKNGSLLERGIYDGNYYGTPKPPLDSPLVLPSTPLAQSSTTALLQHNNNNNLPSSGGGGTTSSSLLLLAGAHPSSEGKRRRNRSNVEAMAAAQNDGDPDPSNCSGGGGLDHQPVHSSMQHLNPSQRMGGGANGGGGAPNCNNSIGGSNNNMSIPSYREDGGGAMGGLSEAELGPLPQNWEKAYTERGEVYFIDHNTGTSQWLDPRLSKIQKKSLEECAEDELPYGWEKIDDPTYGTYYIDHVNRKTQYENPVTQAKKGGSSEPGTGSSPPGPPGGLPTGNASSTDSGNSTYPRLKKQQQQQQQQQQQQSNESGGVGGGHNGNNQPPAPLPKRSNSESRLNLHGYGGYNRPFFTRNPSELQGERICTTLLKSNRGLGFTIVGGDDSEEEFLQIKSVVPHGPAWVDGRLQTGDVLVYVMDQCVLGYTHHDMVNMFQSIAPGQAVALEVCRGYPLPFDPNDPNTEIVTTVAVAQQDGNKGPSRPGSADLLMHQGSSSSEHHHHHQDNNDMAHRFDGDEYGDGGVNGNPSGGSIGKVEFLTVQITKGAMGFGFTIADSAYGQKVKTILDRPRCKNLQEGDILVDINGINMRHMSHGEVVQVLKDCAWGREASITVQRGGAATPTKNKWKKGGIKDQDQQQQQPPVSPRKPPVGAGLFRSKTPTADLYSAQTKEVVPIRPKTPLVDTRNRPKTPSMGVGMSGGPSSQPSSLPDHLEQHREINRTPVNALAEQFQNGMNFQDNNGVVGGYNSQQQQQRNMMNRSRSPGRELDSHPSMQMHYENGLPPDAGYGGMPNGYPPAYESDYGRMGQPSRNARSDPYAPNPYTGGSYSMDASRPMDYGYGYSGMNGPNVPDYPEENLGQFHRQDSGYGTQPQSVVVGYSNNNSNSSNNLLRQNAGPGSFAPLKEGTSFDHELSSYPPSMSTGGRPDVAMRRPGPNSVNSSGGGGVGVGGGGNPAVNSSSGQQSLPPPGEWMEMNVTLLRHETGFGFRIVGGTEEGSQVSIGHIVPGGAADLDGRLRTGDEILAVDLMSVVHTSHHHVVQLMGAAALNGRVSITVRRWIPLHPSSISPQDTGYPSGVGDGSGLIYPYDVTVVRREDEGFGFVIISSVTKGVSFIGQIIPDSPAKRCSQLHVGDRILAVNHHDISRLHHGDIVNLIKDSGYTVTLTVGPPLDDTASSNASNSHRSSDAMVTAQALPAPPASDGTRSPSRIDAYHQQYAYNQEDQIDGPMIDGSEAYPPIEEDQLYAVELSRGTRGFGFSIRGGREFHNMPLFVLRIADNGAAAQDGRLRVGDQLIEINGISTKNMTHADAIELIKNGGMVVRLLLRRGNIAPPMGENGQMLSPSSTGSPTTPSGMMEMMRPNSSMAQPHHGSYGSNGPLSQLHQADSRMPNGIPVGHQQQQSQQQQQQQLQQQQHQQQQQQYTGPPPYMMGPRGMPNGGMRGHVPAPLNVPPSQRNLNGPLSHSSPRVIGAAGNVVGDYYWGS from the exons ATGTTGATGAACAACCGCCCGTCGTCGGTAGTTCCCGgaccgtcgtcgtcatcatccgcCACCGGAAACCTGTCCCAccaccatcaacaacaacaacaacaacattggaGTTGCGAGTACAGGAGCCACACCTTAACGCACCTCGCCCGGCTGCTTCCGGATGAGACGGTCCTTCAGAATGTGTTGAGCGAAGCCGTTAGCGGCGGATCGGAATATGGTCAACTCATCGTCATCTCGGCCGACCTCTTCCGCGCCCATTGGCTGCACATTGAAGCCGAGAACGACGCCGATCCGGCCATCCAGCAGAACAACCACAACACATTTTTAGCCATCTTGGATGTCGATGGCCGGCCCGTCTCGGGTTTCACTCGACGCGACTTCCTGGCCTGGCTAATTCACCGGCTcgttcaccaccaccaccaccaccacaaccaacagcagcagcagacggacaTCAACAGCGGCGGCGTTCAACTCACCACCGCCCCTCTAACAG GTGGATTGACGAAGGATTTACGCGAGTACCTGACGACTCGCTTTGCTAAAGGCTCTGTGGACCATGAGCTGCAGACGACCATTCGAGACAACTTGTACCTGCGGACAGTGCCCGTGACGACTCGGCCGAGGCGGCCAGGAGAGACGGACGGACTTGACTACACTTTTCTCAGTTTGGAGCAATTCCGGCTGCTGGAAAAGAACGGATCGCTGCTCGAAAGGGGCATTTATGACG gGAATTATTACGGGACGCCGAAACCTCCGTTGGATTCCCCGTTGGTCTTGCCATCGACACCTTTAGCGCAGTCATCGACGACGGCGTTGCTccagcacaacaacaacaacaacttgccgtcgagtggtggtggtggtaccaCTTCATCATCGTTGCTCCTGTTGGCCGGAGCACATCCCAGCTCGGAGGGTAAACGTCGACGAAACCGCTCGAATGTGGAAGCGATGGCCGCCGCACAGAACGACGGCGATCCAGACCCCAGCAATTGCAGCGGTGGAGGAGGCCTTGACCACCAACCTGTCCACTCTTCGATGCAGCATCTGAATCCATCGCAAAGAATGGGCGGCGGTGCtaacggaggaggaggagctcccaactgcaacaacagcaTAGGAGGCAGCAATAATAACATGTCGATTCCCAGTTACAGAGAAGATGGAGGTGGCGCCATGGGCGGATTATCCGAAGCCGAATTGGGACCCCTTCCGCAAAATTGGGAGAAGGCCTACACGGAACGAGGCGAAGTCTATTTCATCGA CCATAATACTGGAACGTCTCAGTGGCTGGACCCGAGACTGTCTAAAATCCAGAAAAAGTCGCTGGAAGAGTGTGCCGAAGACGAGTTGCCTTACGGATGGGAGAAGATTGACGACCCGACGTACGGCACGTACTACATCGACCACGTCAATCGCAAAACGCAGTACGAGAATCCGGTGACGCAGGCCAAGAAGGGCGGAAGCAGTGAGCCTGGAACGGGCAGCAGTCCGCCAGGGCCTCCCGGAGGATTACCCACTGGCAACGCCAGCAGTACAGATTCCGGCAACAGCACCTACCCTCGCCTCaagaaacaacagcaacaacaacaacagcagcaacaacaacaatcgaacGAGAGCGGCGGAGTCGGAGGAGGACACAATGGCAACAACCAACCACCGGCCCCATTACCCAAACGCTCCAATAGTGAGTCCAGATTAAATCTCCACGGTTACGGAG GTTACAACCGGCCGTTCTTCACGAGAAATCCGTCCGAGTTGCAGGGCGAGCGGATCTGTACGACGTTGCTCAAATCCAACCGCGGACTGGGTTTCACCATCGTTGGCGGTGACGACAGCGAGGAAGAATTCCTCCAGATCAAATCGGTCGTTCCGCACGGACCCGCCTGGGTCGACGGACGCCTACAGACGG GCGACGTTTTGGTGTACGTGATGGATCAGTGCGTTCTGGGCTACACCCACCACGATATGGTGAACATGTTCCAGTCTATAGCGCCGGGCCAGGCCGTTGCGTTGGAAGTTTGTCGAGGATATCCTCTGCCCTTCGACCCGAACGATCCCAACACGGAGATCGTCACCACCGTGGCCGTTGCCCAGCAGGACGGCAACAAGGGGCCGTCTCGTCCCGGAAGTGCCGACCTGCTCATGCATCAGGGCTCCTCTTCATCCgagcatcaccaccaccaccaggatAATAACGACATGGCTCACCGATTTGAcg GTGATGAATACGGCGATGGCGGAGTCAACGGCAATCCATCAGGAGGCTCGATTGGCAAGGTTGAATTCCTGACGGTGCAAATTACCAAAGGTGCTATGGGATTTGGATTCACGATCGCTGACAGCGCCTACGGCCAGAAGGTCAAGACCATATTGGACAGGCCGCGCTGCAAGAATCTCCAAGAAGGCGACATCCTGGTTGACATTAACGGCATCAACATGAGACACATGAGTCACGGCGAAGTTGTCcag GTGCTGAAGGACTGCGCTTGGGGTCGCGAAGCGTCCATTACAGTCCAGCGTGGCGGAGCGGCAACGCCCACGAAAAACAAGTGGAAAAAGGGTGGAATTAAAGACCAggaccagcaacaacaacagccgcccGTCAGTCCGCGCAAACCCCCAGTCGGCGCTGGACTGTTTCGCAGTAAAACGCCCACGGCTGACCTTTACAG cGCCCAAACGAAGGAAGTGGTGCCCATCAGACCGAAAACGCCACTGGTAGACACTCGCAACCGGCCCAAAACGCCTTCAATGGGAGTGGGCATGAGTGGCGGTCCGTCGTCTCAGCCGTCGTCACTGCCGGATCATTTGGAACAGCACCGGGAAATCAACCGGACGCCTGTCAACGCTCTGGCGGAGCAGTTCCAGAACGGCATGAACTTCCAGGACAATAACGGAGTGGTGGGAGGTTAcaacagccagcagcagcagcaacggaaCATGATGAATCGAAGTCGGAGTCCGGGCAGAGAACTGGACTCGCATCCGTCGATGCAGATGCACTACGAGAATGGTCTGCCGCCGGACGCTGGCTACGGTGGCATGCCCAACGGCTACCCACCGGCTTACGAGTCCGACTACGGCCGGATGGGTCAACCCTCTCGCAATGCCCGCTCCGATCCTTACGCTCCTAATCCTTACACCGGTGGATCTTACTCCATGGACGCCTCACGTCCGATGGATTACGG TTACGGTTATTCAGGAATGAATGGACCGAACGTTCCGGATTATCCGGAAGAGAACCTCGGCCAGTTCCACCGTCAGGATTCCGGCTACGGCACTCAACCGCAGTCGGTGGTTGTGGgttacagcaacaacaatagcaacagcagcaacaacctcCTCCGTCAGAATGCTGGGCCGGGCTCGTTTGCCCCGCTCAAAGAAGGCACCAGCTTCGATCACGAATTGTCGTCGTATCCGCCCAGCatgtcgactggcggccgtCCGGATGTGGCGATGAGGAGGCCGGGTCCCAACAGCGTCAACAGCAGCGGCGGTGGCGGAGTAGGAGTAGGTGGAGGAGGCAATCCAGCAGTCAATTCGTCGTCGGGTCAGCAATCGCTGCCGCCGCCCGGCGAGTGGATGGAAATGAACGTGACGCTTTTGAGGCACGAAACGGGTTTCGGCTTCCGCATCGTCGGCGGCACGGAAGAAGGGTCGCAGGTCTCTATCGGGCACATAGTTCCGGGCGGAGCGGCCGATCTCGACGGCCGGCTCCGAACCGGTGACGAAATCTTGGCCGTCGATCTGATGTCGGTCGTTCACACATCTCACCACCACGTCGTCCAGCTGATGGGCGCGGCCGCTCTCAACGGCCGAGTTTCCATCACGGTCCGGCGCTGGATACCCCTCCATCCGTCGTCCATCTCCCCACAAG ATACTGGATATCCGAGCGGAGTTGGCGACGGCAGCGGCCTGATTTACCCGTACGACGTGACGGTGGTGCGTCGCGAGGATGAAGGTTTCGGCTTCGTCATCATCTCGTCGGTGACGAAGGGCGTGTCGTTCATCGGCCAAATCATCCCCGACAGCCCGGCCAAGCGCTGCTCTCAGCTGCACGTTGGCGACCGCATTTTGGCCGTCAATCACCACGACATATCGAGGCTTCACCACGGCGATATTGTCAACCTCATCAAAGATTCCGGCTACACCGTGACGCTCACCGTCGGACCTCCTCTGGACGACACAGCCTCCAGCAACGCCTCCAACTCTCACCGG tcttccGATGCCATGGTAACCGCCCAAGCCTTGCCTGCTCCTCCTGCTAGTGACGGTACTAGGAGCCCCAgcag AATTGACGCTTATCACCAACAATATGCCTACAACCAGGAAGATCAGATCGATGGGCCGATGATT GACGGATCAGAGGCGTACCCTCCGATAGAGGAAGACCAACTTTACGCCGTGGAACTGAGCCGAGGTACCCGAGGATTTGGATTCAGCATACGAGGCGGAAGGGAATTTCATAACATGCCTCTCTTCGTTCTCCGCATCGCCGACAATGGCGCCGCCGCTCAGGATGGCCGTCTAAGA GTAGGCGATCAGCTGATTGAAATCAACGGCATCAGCACCAAGAATATGACGCACGCAGATGCCATCGAGTTGATTAAAAATGGCGGAATGGTGGTCCGTCTTTTACTCCGGAGAGGCAACATCGCTCCTCCCATGG GTGAAAATGGGCAAATGTTATCGCCGTCATCAACGGGCTCTCCTACGACGCCCTCTGGCATGATGGAAATGATGAGGCCCAACAGCTCCATGGCCCAGCCTCACCACGGCTCTTACGGCAGCAACGGGCCTCTCTCTCAACTCCATCAGGCGGACAGCCGGATGCCCAACGGCATTCCCGTCGGccaccaacagcaacagtctcagcagcagcagcagcaacagttgcaacaacaacaacaccagcaacagcaacaacaatacaCGGGACCACCGCCGTACATGATGGGCCCGCGCGGAATGCCCAACGGCGGCATGCGCGGACACGTTCCCGCTCCTTTGAACGTTCCGCCGAGTCAACGGAATTTGAACGGGCCTCTGAGCCACAGTTCACCGCGGGTCATTGGTGCAGCTGGCAACGTCGTTGGCGACTATTACTGGGGTTCTTGA
- the LOC124205048 gene encoding membrane-associated guanylate kinase, WW and PDZ domain-containing protein 1-like isoform X7, which produces MLMNNRPSSVVPGPSSSSSATGNLSHHHQQQQQQHWSCEYRSHTLTHLARLLPDETVLQNVLSEAVSGGSEYGQLIVISADLFRAHWLHIEAENDADPAIQQNNHNTFLAILDVDGRPVSGFTRRDFLAWLIHRLVHHHHHHHNQQQQQTDINSGGVQLTTAPLTGGLTKDLREYLTTRFAKGSVDHELQTTIRDNLYLRTVPVTTRPRRPGETDGLDYTFLSLEQFRLLEKNGSLLERGIYDGNYYGTPKPPLDSPLVLPSTPLAQSSTTALLQHNNNNNLPSSGGGGTTSSSLLLLAGAHPSSEGKRRRNRSNVEAMAAAQNDGDPDPSNCSGGGGLDHQPVHSSMQHLNPSQRMGGGANGGGGAPNCNNSIGGSNNNMSIPSYREDGGGAMGGLSEAELGPLPQNWEKAYTERGEVYFIDHNTGTSQWLDPRLSKIQKKSLEECAEDELPYGWEKIDDPTYGTYYIDHVNRKTQYENPVTQAKKGGSSEPGTGSSPPGPPGGLPTGNASSTDSGNSTYPRLKKQQQQQQQQQQQQSNESGGVGGGHNGNNQPPAPLPKRSNSESRLNLHGYGGYNRPFFTRNPSELQGERICTTLLKSNRGLGFTIVGGDDSEEEFLQIKSVVPHGPAWVDGRLQTGDVLVYVMDQCVLGYTHHDMVNMFQSIAPGQAVALEVCRGYPLPFDPNDPNTEIVTTVAVAQQDGNKGPSRPGSADLLMHQGSSSSEHHHHHQDNNDMAHRFDGDEYGDGGVNGNPSGGSIGKVEFLTVQITKGAMGFGFTIADSAYGQKVKTILDRPRCKNLQEGDILVDINGINMRHMSHGEVVQVLKDCAWGREASITVQRGGAATPTKNKWKKGGIKDQDQQQQQPPVSPRKPPVGAGLFRSKTPTADLYSAQTKEVVPIRPKTPLVDTRNRPKTPSMGVGMSGGPSSQPSSLPDHLEQHREINRTPVNALAEQFQNGMNFQDNNGVVGGYNSQQQQQRNMMNRSRSPGRELDSHPSMQMHYENGLPPDAGYGGMPNGYPPAYESDYGRMGQPSRNARSDPYAPNPYTGGSYSMDASRPMDYGYGYSGMNGPNVPDYPEENLGQFHRQDSGYGTQPQSVVVGYSNNNSNSSNNLLRQNAGPGSFAPLKEGTSFDHELSSYPPSMSTGGRPDVAMRRPGPNSVNSSGGGGVGVGGGGNPAVNSSSGQQSLPPPGEWMEMNVTLLRHETGFGFRIVGGTEEGSQVSIGHIVPGGAADLDGRLRTGDEILAVDLMSVVHTSHHHVVQLMGAAALNGRVSITVRRWIPLHPSSISPQDTGYPSGVGDGSGLIYPYDVTVVRREDEGFGFVIISSVTKGVSFIGQIIPDSPAKRCSQLHVGDRILAVNHHDISRLHHGDIVNLIKDSGYTVTLTVGPPLDDTASSNASNSHRDGSEAYPPIEEDQLYAVELSRGTRGFGFSIRGGREFHNMPLFVLRIADNGAAAQDGRLRVGDQLIEINGISTKNMTHADAIELIKNGGMVVRLLLRRGNIAPPMGENGQMLSPSSTGSPTTPSGMMEMMRPNSSMAQPHHGSYGSNGPLSQLHQADSRMPNGIPVGHQQQQSQQQQQQQLQQQQHQQQQQQYTGPPPYMMGPRGMPNGGMRGHVPAPLNVPPSQRNLNGPLSHSSPRVIGAAGNVVGDYYWGS; this is translated from the exons ATGTTGATGAACAACCGCCCGTCGTCGGTAGTTCCCGgaccgtcgtcgtcatcatccgcCACCGGAAACCTGTCCCAccaccatcaacaacaacaacaacaacattggaGTTGCGAGTACAGGAGCCACACCTTAACGCACCTCGCCCGGCTGCTTCCGGATGAGACGGTCCTTCAGAATGTGTTGAGCGAAGCCGTTAGCGGCGGATCGGAATATGGTCAACTCATCGTCATCTCGGCCGACCTCTTCCGCGCCCATTGGCTGCACATTGAAGCCGAGAACGACGCCGATCCGGCCATCCAGCAGAACAACCACAACACATTTTTAGCCATCTTGGATGTCGATGGCCGGCCCGTCTCGGGTTTCACTCGACGCGACTTCCTGGCCTGGCTAATTCACCGGCTcgttcaccaccaccaccaccaccacaaccaacagcagcagcagacggacaTCAACAGCGGCGGCGTTCAACTCACCACCGCCCCTCTAACAG GTGGATTGACGAAGGATTTACGCGAGTACCTGACGACTCGCTTTGCTAAAGGCTCTGTGGACCATGAGCTGCAGACGACCATTCGAGACAACTTGTACCTGCGGACAGTGCCCGTGACGACTCGGCCGAGGCGGCCAGGAGAGACGGACGGACTTGACTACACTTTTCTCAGTTTGGAGCAATTCCGGCTGCTGGAAAAGAACGGATCGCTGCTCGAAAGGGGCATTTATGACG gGAATTATTACGGGACGCCGAAACCTCCGTTGGATTCCCCGTTGGTCTTGCCATCGACACCTTTAGCGCAGTCATCGACGACGGCGTTGCTccagcacaacaacaacaacaacttgccgtcgagtggtggtggtggtaccaCTTCATCATCGTTGCTCCTGTTGGCCGGAGCACATCCCAGCTCGGAGGGTAAACGTCGACGAAACCGCTCGAATGTGGAAGCGATGGCCGCCGCACAGAACGACGGCGATCCAGACCCCAGCAATTGCAGCGGTGGAGGAGGCCTTGACCACCAACCTGTCCACTCTTCGATGCAGCATCTGAATCCATCGCAAAGAATGGGCGGCGGTGCtaacggaggaggaggagctcccaactgcaacaacagcaTAGGAGGCAGCAATAATAACATGTCGATTCCCAGTTACAGAGAAGATGGAGGTGGCGCCATGGGCGGATTATCCGAAGCCGAATTGGGACCCCTTCCGCAAAATTGGGAGAAGGCCTACACGGAACGAGGCGAAGTCTATTTCATCGA CCATAATACTGGAACGTCTCAGTGGCTGGACCCGAGACTGTCTAAAATCCAGAAAAAGTCGCTGGAAGAGTGTGCCGAAGACGAGTTGCCTTACGGATGGGAGAAGATTGACGACCCGACGTACGGCACGTACTACATCGACCACGTCAATCGCAAAACGCAGTACGAGAATCCGGTGACGCAGGCCAAGAAGGGCGGAAGCAGTGAGCCTGGAACGGGCAGCAGTCCGCCAGGGCCTCCCGGAGGATTACCCACTGGCAACGCCAGCAGTACAGATTCCGGCAACAGCACCTACCCTCGCCTCaagaaacaacagcaacaacaacaacagcagcaacaacaacaatcgaacGAGAGCGGCGGAGTCGGAGGAGGACACAATGGCAACAACCAACCACCGGCCCCATTACCCAAACGCTCCAATAGTGAGTCCAGATTAAATCTCCACGGTTACGGAG GTTACAACCGGCCGTTCTTCACGAGAAATCCGTCCGAGTTGCAGGGCGAGCGGATCTGTACGACGTTGCTCAAATCCAACCGCGGACTGGGTTTCACCATCGTTGGCGGTGACGACAGCGAGGAAGAATTCCTCCAGATCAAATCGGTCGTTCCGCACGGACCCGCCTGGGTCGACGGACGCCTACAGACGG GCGACGTTTTGGTGTACGTGATGGATCAGTGCGTTCTGGGCTACACCCACCACGATATGGTGAACATGTTCCAGTCTATAGCGCCGGGCCAGGCCGTTGCGTTGGAAGTTTGTCGAGGATATCCTCTGCCCTTCGACCCGAACGATCCCAACACGGAGATCGTCACCACCGTGGCCGTTGCCCAGCAGGACGGCAACAAGGGGCCGTCTCGTCCCGGAAGTGCCGACCTGCTCATGCATCAGGGCTCCTCTTCATCCgagcatcaccaccaccaccaggatAATAACGACATGGCTCACCGATTTGAcg GTGATGAATACGGCGATGGCGGAGTCAACGGCAATCCATCAGGAGGCTCGATTGGCAAGGTTGAATTCCTGACGGTGCAAATTACCAAAGGTGCTATGGGATTTGGATTCACGATCGCTGACAGCGCCTACGGCCAGAAGGTCAAGACCATATTGGACAGGCCGCGCTGCAAGAATCTCCAAGAAGGCGACATCCTGGTTGACATTAACGGCATCAACATGAGACACATGAGTCACGGCGAAGTTGTCcag GTGCTGAAGGACTGCGCTTGGGGTCGCGAAGCGTCCATTACAGTCCAGCGTGGCGGAGCGGCAACGCCCACGAAAAACAAGTGGAAAAAGGGTGGAATTAAAGACCAggaccagcaacaacaacagccgcccGTCAGTCCGCGCAAACCCCCAGTCGGCGCTGGACTGTTTCGCAGTAAAACGCCCACGGCTGACCTTTACAG cGCCCAAACGAAGGAAGTGGTGCCCATCAGACCGAAAACGCCACTGGTAGACACTCGCAACCGGCCCAAAACGCCTTCAATGGGAGTGGGCATGAGTGGCGGTCCGTCGTCTCAGCCGTCGTCACTGCCGGATCATTTGGAACAGCACCGGGAAATCAACCGGACGCCTGTCAACGCTCTGGCGGAGCAGTTCCAGAACGGCATGAACTTCCAGGACAATAACGGAGTGGTGGGAGGTTAcaacagccagcagcagcagcaacggaaCATGATGAATCGAAGTCGGAGTCCGGGCAGAGAACTGGACTCGCATCCGTCGATGCAGATGCACTACGAGAATGGTCTGCCGCCGGACGCTGGCTACGGTGGCATGCCCAACGGCTACCCACCGGCTTACGAGTCCGACTACGGCCGGATGGGTCAACCCTCTCGCAATGCCCGCTCCGATCCTTACGCTCCTAATCCTTACACCGGTGGATCTTACTCCATGGACGCCTCACGTCCGATGGATTACGG TTACGGTTATTCAGGAATGAATGGACCGAACGTTCCGGATTATCCGGAAGAGAACCTCGGCCAGTTCCACCGTCAGGATTCCGGCTACGGCACTCAACCGCAGTCGGTGGTTGTGGgttacagcaacaacaatagcaacagcagcaacaacctcCTCCGTCAGAATGCTGGGCCGGGCTCGTTTGCCCCGCTCAAAGAAGGCACCAGCTTCGATCACGAATTGTCGTCGTATCCGCCCAGCatgtcgactggcggccgtCCGGATGTGGCGATGAGGAGGCCGGGTCCCAACAGCGTCAACAGCAGCGGCGGTGGCGGAGTAGGAGTAGGTGGAGGAGGCAATCCAGCAGTCAATTCGTCGTCGGGTCAGCAATCGCTGCCGCCGCCCGGCGAGTGGATGGAAATGAACGTGACGCTTTTGAGGCACGAAACGGGTTTCGGCTTCCGCATCGTCGGCGGCACGGAAGAAGGGTCGCAGGTCTCTATCGGGCACATAGTTCCGGGCGGAGCGGCCGATCTCGACGGCCGGCTCCGAACCGGTGACGAAATCTTGGCCGTCGATCTGATGTCGGTCGTTCACACATCTCACCACCACGTCGTCCAGCTGATGGGCGCGGCCGCTCTCAACGGCCGAGTTTCCATCACGGTCCGGCGCTGGATACCCCTCCATCCGTCGTCCATCTCCCCACAAG ATACTGGATATCCGAGCGGAGTTGGCGACGGCAGCGGCCTGATTTACCCGTACGACGTGACGGTGGTGCGTCGCGAGGATGAAGGTTTCGGCTTCGTCATCATCTCGTCGGTGACGAAGGGCGTGTCGTTCATCGGCCAAATCATCCCCGACAGCCCGGCCAAGCGCTGCTCTCAGCTGCACGTTGGCGACCGCATTTTGGCCGTCAATCACCACGACATATCGAGGCTTCACCACGGCGATATTGTCAACCTCATCAAAGATTCCGGCTACACCGTGACGCTCACCGTCGGACCTCCTCTGGACGACACAGCCTCCAGCAACGCCTCCAACTCTCACCGG GACGGATCAGAGGCGTACCCTCCGATAGAGGAAGACCAACTTTACGCCGTGGAACTGAGCCGAGGTACCCGAGGATTTGGATTCAGCATACGAGGCGGAAGGGAATTTCATAACATGCCTCTCTTCGTTCTCCGCATCGCCGACAATGGCGCCGCCGCTCAGGATGGCCGTCTAAGA GTAGGCGATCAGCTGATTGAAATCAACGGCATCAGCACCAAGAATATGACGCACGCAGATGCCATCGAGTTGATTAAAAATGGCGGAATGGTGGTCCGTCTTTTACTCCGGAGAGGCAACATCGCTCCTCCCATGG GTGAAAATGGGCAAATGTTATCGCCGTCATCAACGGGCTCTCCTACGACGCCCTCTGGCATGATGGAAATGATGAGGCCCAACAGCTCCATGGCCCAGCCTCACCACGGCTCTTACGGCAGCAACGGGCCTCTCTCTCAACTCCATCAGGCGGACAGCCGGATGCCCAACGGCATTCCCGTCGGccaccaacagcaacagtctcagcagcagcagcagcaacagttgcaacaacaacaacaccagcaacagcaacaacaatacaCGGGACCACCGCCGTACATGATGGGCCCGCGCGGAATGCCCAACGGCGGCATGCGCGGACACGTTCCCGCTCCTTTGAACGTTCCGCCGAGTCAACGGAATTTGAACGGGCCTCTGAGCCACAGTTCACCGCGGGTCATTGGTGCAGCTGGCAACGTCGTTGGCGACTATTACTGGGGTTCTTGA